AGCGTCGACGACGAAGGAAGATCATGGGAGCCGTGACGTGCCCGGCCTGCGGGCTGGAGGAACCCGGGCGGCCCGTCTGGCGGGAGTGCGGCGCGCCACTCACGGTTCGCGCCAGCCAGCAGCGCCGCTCGCGCGACCTAGAGCGGTTTTCGCATCAGTCCAGAGCACAAGTTCCCCTGGAATGTGTGAAGCCCGGGCGATTTCACTCCGGATTGATAGGCAAATCGCTCTAGCGGACCGCATCGCAGCCAGCGCGAGCGACCGCGGATACGCCGAGTGGCAGCGCAGCGTCATCACGGACGTGGTGCACGGCGGGGGAACGGCGGGCTACGCGCTCGTGATCAGCACCGTCGTGGTCTGCGCGGCCGTCTTCCTGGGTGTGCACCGTGCGGTGCTCGCCTGGTGGGAGCCGGCGAACAGCCCGGGCATCTTCGTCTACCTCGCCATCGTCGTCCCGCTCACGGTGCTGTACTTCAGGCTGAGCGCCCCGCTCTTCTACCGCTTGCACCGGCGCCTCGCGAAACGGTAGTTCTAGCGGCGGACCTCGTCCCGTGCCCGGCCCGCGGGCCGGGGCCACGAAACGGCGGAGTCGGACGGCCGCGCATCCAAACGGCCCCGCGGAGCATCAGATGGACACAGGCGGCATCGATACCGGTTCGGTTCTGATGACCACCGGGAAGCGGATTGCCGTCGTGCAGCGGGCACGCGGTATGTGGGAATGGCGCACGGATCTGCCGGACGCGACGGCGTTGCTGCGGAGGCTGACCGGCGGTCGACGGCCATCGGGATGCCGACCTCGAGAAGATACGCAACTCTTGCCCAACCGATTCCGTAAGCCGATGCAGAGACGGGCACGATGGCCGGCCGATCGGCGTTTCCTGAGATGACGATGCAAACGGAGAAGCCGCCGAAGCGCGCGGGGATGGCGATCGCGCTGGCGGTGTTGTTCGGACCGCTCGGCTTGTTCTACGCCAGCACGCTCGGTGGCGTGGTGATGTGTATGGTCACCGTCACGGCGGGCCTGTTCACCGTCGGCGTGGCGCTCGTGCCGTGCTGGCTGGTGTGCGTCTTCTGGGCAGTGGTCGCCACGGTGAGCCACGACGACCCGCATCCCACCGGCATCCCCTGGGCCGAGGCCCAGCGCGAGGACGAACGGCCGGACGCGGAGGGCTGAGATGCGGACGGGCCCGGCGCCTTCCGTTTAGGCCCTATCCTCGCGAAGCACGCTGTATTAGATTGCAGCTTCCGACTCTGCGCAAAAGACGCGGAGCGTACCGAGCGAACACGCCAGGCAGCATTCCCACCCCACCGCCCCGCGTGCGTCCCCTTCGGGCCGCAGCGCTCCCCAAGGGCGGAATCCCTCAGCTCGGAGGGCGTTTTTCCATGTTGACCCTGATGATCGCAGTGGCGGCGGCAGCCGTGGTGGCAGGCGGCGTGTACCTGTCGCGCCAGGCCGATGCCGACCCGTGGTCGGCGCGCCGCAAGACGCGCACGCAGGAGCACCTGCTGGCCACCGCCGGCTCCGCGCCGGACCCGGCCGAAGAGCCGGCCGAGCGCTAGGCGGCCACGCACGGCCGGGCCACGCTCCGCCATGCGCGGGGCGGCCCGGCCGGTCCTGTTCCGCCGCGGCGGCGGGCGCTTAGATTTCCCCGTTCCGGTTCCGTAAACGAACGCACGGGGGACGAGTTGCGCCACGCACCGCACGACGCCCACGCCGGCCCCGGCGCGGGATGAAGGTCGCTTTCTTCACCGAAAGCCTGTTCCCCCACGTGGACGGCGTGTCGCGCACCCTCGCGCAGCTCTTCGCCACGCTGGAGGCCCGCGGTGTCGACTTCCGCGTGTGGTCTCCCTTCGTGCCCGGCCCCCAGGTTTCGTGGGCCCGCCGGGTACGCCCCGTGCCGTTCCTCCGCTTCCCGCTCTATCCCGACTACCGCGTTTCGCTGCCGTTCCGCCATGGCGCCGCCGCCGAGCTGCGCGAGTGGCGGCCAGACGTGGTGCACGTGGTCAGCCCCACGCCCATGGCCGGCTGGGCGCTGCGTTGGGCGCGCCGCAACGGTGTGCCGGCGGTTTCCAGCTTTCACACACACTTCGTCTCGTACTTCCCCCACTACGGCGTGCCCTGGCTTCAAGGCGCGGGCTGGGCCGTGCTGCGCCGCTTCTACCGGCGGTGCGACGTGGTGTACGCGCCGTCGCACGCCATCATCCGCGAGCTGGCGGAGCACGGCATCCCGGGCGTGAAGCTGTGGTCGCGCGGCATCGACCTGGCGCGCTTCTCCCCCGCCTTCCGCGACGCGGACCTGCGCCGCCTGGCCGGTGCGGACGATGCGACGCCGGTCGTGCTGATGGTGAGCCGCCTGGTGAAGGAGAAGGATCTGGCCGATCTGGTGGAGATGGACGCCGTCCTGCGCTCGCGCGGCAACGACTTCCGCCTGGTCCTAGTCGGCGACGGGCCGATGCGCGGCGAGCTGGAGGCGGCGCTGCCGCACGCGTATTTCGCCGGCCACCAGGACGGCGAGGCGCTGGCGCGCTGGTACGCCTCGGCAGACGTGTTCGTCTTCCCCAGCACCACGGAGACGTTCGGCAACGTGGTGCTGGAGGCGATAGCGTCCGGCCTCCCCGCGGTGGTCGTGGACCGCGGCGGCCCGCCGGACCTGGTAGATGCGGGCGAGACGGGCTGGATCGCGCGCGCGAACGACCCCGCGGACCTGGCCGCGCGCGTGGAGTCGCTTCTGCGCGATCCCGCCGCCCGCGCACGGATGGGATCCCGCGCCCGCCAGGTCGCAGGCGAACGCGACTGGAGCGCCATCAACGGCCGGCTCGTGGACGACTACACCCGCCTCGCCGGCCTCCCCTCTCCCGAAACCGCATCGACGCTGGACGCATCGCACGCATCGGAATCGATCGGTCGATCCGCATCTCCCGATCGACTCGGGTCCTCCGTTGACCTCTCGTCCGCAGAGGTCACGGCCGAATCACGATCGTCGGACAACGATTCCGGCGGATGAAGAGCGAGGCGGGCGGCGAGCGGAAGGGCGGGCGGCTGGAGCGGCTGTTCCGGGTGTCGATGCTGCTCATCCCCGTGGGCGTGCTGGGGAATCTGGCGCTGTCGTGGTTCGCGACGGACCACCAGGTGCTCGCCACGCTCCACCATCTCCCGAAGCGGTACCTGCTCGCCGCCGTCGCGCTGGGGCTGGCCCCGTGGGTGACGAACGCGCTGCGCATCCGCATCTGGGCAGGCTTCATCGGCCGGCCCATGTCGATGAGGGACGCGTTCCGCATCACCATCGGGTCGGAACTGGCGTCGTCGGTGCTGCCCACGTCCACCGGCAGCGAGGTGCTGCGCTGGGGAATGATGGTGCAGAAGGGGATCACGACCGGCCAGGCGGCGTCGATCATGACGCTGGGCTACGTGGAAGACGCGGTCTTCTTCCTGGTCGCCATCCCCACCGCGGTCGTCGTCGCGCGCGCGTGGGAGCTGCCGGTGCTGCGCGACGTGGCGGGGCGCATCCGCGGGAACGCGCTGGTGGTCGCCGTCGCACTGATCGCCGCGCTGCTGATCCTCCGTCTGCTGCTTCGTCTCGCGCTGAGGGGAAGGTTCGGGCTTCGGCTTCGCAGTTCCAGCCGGCGGCGCGTGGCGAAGCTGCGGCGGCGAATGCGGAAGACCGGGCGCGACTTCCGCGGCGTTTTCCTGATGGTGCGCGAGCGGGGCAAGCTGCGCTTCGCGCTGACGCTGGGCATCACCGCGGTGCAGTGGAGCTGCCGCTATTCCGTGGTCACCGCGCTAGCGTACTTCCTCGGCGCGCCGGTCGATCCGGTGCTCTTCTTCCTGCTGCAGTGGGTCATCTTCACCGTCATGCTCTTCGTGCCCACGCCCGGCGCGGCCGGCGGCGCGGAGGCGGCGTTCCTGCTGGTGTACTCGGCCCTGCTGCCCGCGCGCATCCTGGGCATTGCCACGGCGGGCTGGCGGTTTCTCACGTTCTACCTCCAACTCTCGCTGGGCTCCCTCGTCTTCGGCTCGCTCAACTTCGCGGAGAGGCGTGCGCGCAGCCGCGGAGACGCCCACGGCACGCCGCATGCCTCCACGCGCGAAGGCCGATCCGGGAGGTGAGCGTAACTCACCGATTTTCAAAGCCTTACAACGCTTGTTTGCACGACGAAACCCTCGACAAAGGGGTGAAATGTGTTTATATTCATCCCATGAAAACGGCAATCGATCTCAGCAGTGCGGCGGCGATCATCAACGCCCCGCAGCCCCCCGCCGGCAGGCTGGGGCGCACGGCCGTGCAGGTGCCCGAGGCACTGGGCGACCTTACGGACGAGCAGCTTTTTCAGCGATATACCACCGGTGACGGCGACGGCTTCCGTGTGCTCATGGAGCGCTACCAGCCGCGAATCCAGGGCTTCCTGCGCAAGCGCCTGAACGACGAGGAGCGGGTGGAGGACCTCACGCAGGACACCTTCCTGCGCATCCACCGCGCGCGCGGCAGCTACGACCCCAGCCGGAAGTTCTCGACGTGGATCCACACGATCGCGAACAACCTGCTGAAGAACGAGTTCCGCAACCGTTCGCGCCGCCGCGAGACGGCTTTCTCCGAGCTCAGGCCCGAGACGTCGGCGTCGGGCGCGCCCACGCGGCCGGTGGAGTTCGCCACCGGCGGCGCGGACCCGGAGCGTGAGGCGTACCGCAGCGAGCTCCGCACCGCCATCGACGCGGCGATCGCGCGGATGGACGAGCACCACCGCATCCCGTTCGTGATGCGCGAGGTGGAGGACCGCACCTACGAGGAGATCGCCGAGGAGATCGGTATCCCCGTGGGCACGGTGAAGAGCCGCCTCAACCGCGCCCGCAACTCGTTCCGCATGCTCCTGCCCGTCCCGGTCTGAGCATCCGGCTTCGGCCAAAGCTCTCGGTTTCGGTAGATGGTAGATGACGGACGGCCCGTCTCGCGCGATTGCGCGGGGCGGGCTGTTTGCGTTGGGGGTTGGTGAAGCGGGCCCCCTCCCCCGGCCCCTCCCCCAAAACTGCCTGGGGGAGGGGAGACCAGAAGTCCGCGGCGGGAGGGTTGGCGCGGCTGCGAACTGGTCCAACGGCGGGGGGCCGGCCGGCGATTCAGCGGTCGTAGCGGAAGATTGCCGAAGCGCGCTTGTCTGAGCCTGCATCGCGCACAACGGTAACCCTCGCAATGGTGTAGCTCCGATCTTCCCGCGTCGTCGAACGAGGCATCACCTCCACTGCACGAATCTCCGGAGCATCGTTACATCCCTTCCCGATCCGTTGTCGAGCCACCCTCGTCCCGTCGTTGCTTTGCGAGCGGTTGATTCGGGGGCGGAGGCGGTGTATGCTGCATGTTCGCCGTGACGTGCCGATGGAGTCCGTCCGGTCGGCTCGCATCCCTCGACTTCCGCGCTCCCCCACCTCGCGCCGGAGAACCGCCATGCCCGAAGGAAGCTCTGCCACGGTGAACGACGGCGACGTCCTGCTGCTCGTGGGCACCATGAAGGGCGCGTTCATCCTCTCGTCGGATTCGGAGCGGAAGGAGTGGCGCGTGGACGGGCCGTACTTCCGCGGCGAGACCGTCTACTCGATGGCGTTCGACCAGCGCGGCGGGCGGCGGCGGACGCTGGCGGGCACGCAGAGCTGGCACTGGGGCAGCGTGGTGCGCGCCAGCGACGACTTCGGCGGGACGTGGACGGCGCCGGAGCGGCAGAACGTGCGATTTCCGGAAGATTCCGGGCTGGCGCTCAAGAACATCTGGCAGATCCACCCCGGTCCGGCCGGCGAGCCGGACCTGATGTACTGCGGCGTGGAGCCCGCGGCGCTGTTCGAGTCGCGCGACGCGGGCGACACGTGGAGCCCCGTGGAGGGCCTGCTCAAGCACGAGCACCGCGAGCGTTGGATGCCGGGCGGCGGCGGGCTGTGCCTGCACACCATCGTGCAGGACGCCGGCAATCCGCAGCGGATGGGCGTCGCCATCTCCACCGCGGGCTTCTACCGGACGGACGACGGCGGGCGCAGCTGGCAAGCGCGCAACAACGGGGTGCGCGCGCAGTTTCTGCCGGACAAGTACCCGGAGTTCGGGCAGTGCGTGCACAAGGTGGTGAACCACCCGTCGCGGCCGGAGCGGCTCTTCCTAC
The genomic region above belongs to Longimicrobiaceae bacterium and contains:
- a CDS encoding glycosyltransferase family 1 protein; translated protein: MKVAFFTESLFPHVDGVSRTLAQLFATLEARGVDFRVWSPFVPGPQVSWARRVRPVPFLRFPLYPDYRVSLPFRHGAAAELREWRPDVVHVVSPTPMAGWALRWARRNGVPAVSSFHTHFVSYFPHYGVPWLQGAGWAVLRRFYRRCDVVYAPSHAIIRELAEHGIPGVKLWSRGIDLARFSPAFRDADLRRLAGADDATPVVLMVSRLVKEKDLADLVEMDAVLRSRGNDFRLVLVGDGPMRGELEAALPHAYFAGHQDGEALARWYASADVFVFPSTTETFGNVVLEAIASGLPAVVVDRGGPPDLVDAGETGWIARANDPADLAARVESLLRDPAARARMGSRARQVAGERDWSAINGRLVDDYTRLAGLPSPETASTLDASHASESIGRSASPDRLGSSVDLSSAEVTAESRSSDNDSGG
- a CDS encoding sigma-70 family RNA polymerase sigma factor; amino-acid sequence: MKTAIDLSSAAAIINAPQPPAGRLGRTAVQVPEALGDLTDEQLFQRYTTGDGDGFRVLMERYQPRIQGFLRKRLNDEERVEDLTQDTFLRIHRARGSYDPSRKFSTWIHTIANNLLKNEFRNRSRRRETAFSELRPETSASGAPTRPVEFATGGADPEREAYRSELRTAIDAAIARMDEHHRIPFVMREVEDRTYEEIAEEIGIPVGTVKSRLNRARNSFRMLLPVPV
- a CDS encoding lysylphosphatidylglycerol synthase transmembrane domain-containing protein, which produces MKSEAGGERKGGRLERLFRVSMLLIPVGVLGNLALSWFATDHQVLATLHHLPKRYLLAAVALGLAPWVTNALRIRIWAGFIGRPMSMRDAFRITIGSELASSVLPTSTGSEVLRWGMMVQKGITTGQAASIMTLGYVEDAVFFLVAIPTAVVVARAWELPVLRDVAGRIRGNALVVAVALIAALLILRLLLRLALRGRFGLRLRSSSRRRVAKLRRRMRKTGRDFRGVFLMVRERGKLRFALTLGITAVQWSCRYSVVTALAYFLGAPVDPVLFFLLQWVIFTVMLFVPTPGAAGGAEAAFLLVYSALLPARILGIATAGWRFLTFYLQLSLGSLVFGSLNFAERRARSRGDAHGTPHASTREGRSGR